A genomic segment from Pseudanabaena sp. BC1403 encodes:
- a CDS encoding DUF751 family protein, with amino-acid sequence MKNFIQNLLRYPKFLALITGGVLSVVIAPIIPLFNKPLTAIAMISAIVSGFIGVSLVLRAMLGLDIA; translated from the coding sequence ATGAAAAACTTTATCCAAAACCTGCTCCGCTATCCCAAATTTTTAGCCCTAATCACTGGGGGTGTTCTGTCTGTAGTGATTGCACCAATTATTCCCTTATTCAATAAGCCTCTGACGGCGATCGCGATGATTTCAGCGATCGTTAGTGGATTTATTGGTGTATCACTAGTATTAAGAGCTATGCTAGGGCTGGACATAGCTTAG
- a CDS encoding DUF4337 domain-containing protein encodes MEISDLSEIIEENNEDENKELEDQDGSKKPDDPQKEQKTKNKNQLNNYVAITVVLFVTFMGLCQVKSGNVVQAMQKAQADRIDTWSFYQARNMRAEIAKSTIAQLKLQALAAGSPKVLAEYGKEIAKYEAIAAKQDNEKEKLQQQALDAEKLYEQLNVHDDQFDLSEAAFALAIALLAMTSLTQKGWLYGAAMVPAAFGLFMGLAGLLNWDYHPEALTKYLSDNTTHNTDHKISTLPYPQLKSTNL; translated from the coding sequence ATGGAAATATCTGATCTCTCTGAAATTATTGAGGAAAACAACGAGGATGAAAATAAAGAGTTAGAAGATCAAGACGGCTCTAAAAAACCAGACGATCCCCAAAAAGAGCAAAAAACAAAAAATAAGAATCAGCTCAATAATTACGTGGCGATCACAGTAGTTTTGTTTGTCACCTTTATGGGGTTGTGTCAAGTCAAAAGTGGCAATGTCGTGCAAGCTATGCAAAAAGCTCAAGCCGATCGCATTGATACATGGTCGTTTTATCAAGCTCGAAACATGCGTGCCGAGATTGCCAAATCTACTATTGCTCAATTAAAGTTACAAGCTCTGGCTGCGGGATCGCCTAAAGTTCTTGCTGAGTACGGCAAAGAAATTGCTAAGTATGAAGCGATCGCTGCTAAACAAGATAACGAAAAGGAAAAATTGCAGCAACAAGCCTTGGATGCTGAAAAACTATACGAGCAGTTGAATGTCCATGATGACCAGTTTGACCTGTCAGAAGCCGCATTTGCCCTTGCAATCGCATTGCTTGCGATGACCTCTCTGACTCAAAAAGGCTGGCTCTATGGCGCAGCGATGGTTCCTGCCGCCTTCGGTTTGTTTATGGGGCTAGCTGGTCTATTAAACTGGGATTATCATCCTGAGGCTTTGACAAAATATTTGTCAGATAATACTACTCACAATACCGATCACAAAATCTCAACCTTGCCTTATCCACAGCTAAAAAGCACAAATCTATAG
- a CDS encoding urease accessory protein UreF has translation MIDSRLALMQLSDSFFPSGSFTLSHGLEAMVQTNQIHNPQDIETFLHLLLHNKVGSSDLIALIHAHRASTNDDLKEVRRADAYLYTQMLIQTTREAQQRSGQALLLVARTTWNDSQLEALQEDIDVNKTPGLHPIVFAIVGRAVHLSERDTSFAFLHNFVTGIVSAAIRLGILGHLGAQSILCKMAIEIDVIVSQSMSLSLDDMWSCTPAIDIAQMSHHRLTSKQFST, from the coding sequence ATGATTGATTCCCGTCTTGCTCTGATGCAATTGTCTGATTCTTTTTTCCCATCGGGTTCCTTCACACTTTCCCACGGCTTGGAAGCAATGGTGCAAACTAATCAGATTCATAATCCTCAGGATATAGAAACATTTCTCCATTTGTTGCTACACAACAAAGTGGGTAGTTCAGATTTAATTGCTCTCATCCATGCGCATCGTGCCAGCACCAACGATGATCTCAAGGAAGTGCGGCGAGCGGATGCATATTTGTATACCCAGATGTTAATTCAGACGACCCGTGAAGCGCAGCAGCGAAGCGGGCAGGCATTACTACTTGTAGCGCGAACGACTTGGAATGATTCTCAACTTGAAGCATTGCAGGAGGATATTGATGTTAATAAAACGCCAGGGTTACATCCGATCGTGTTTGCAATCGTTGGTCGTGCAGTGCATCTGAGTGAACGCGATACAAGTTTTGCATTCTTGCACAATTTTGTAACTGGGATTGTCAGTGCAGCAATCCGTTTAGGCATTTTGGGACATTTGGGTGCACAGAGTATTCTGTGCAAGATGGCAATAGAGATCGACGTGATTGTCTCTCAATCAATGTCACTCTCTTTGGATGACATGTGGTCTTGTACACCTGCGATCGATATTGCGCAAATGTCTCACCATCGACTGACTAGTAAACAGTTCTCGACATAA
- a CDS encoding urease accessory protein UreE: MTVLTETYLGNQEIDQSLQQQVLQAQEAGTLLEVYLQPEDSGKGRIHAFSTTGIELGIIKSREQSLGTGDLFAMQSGQLLLVNLTDQTVMTLSVSGDVSKHAIDLIYLGHVLGNHHWPILVNGDRIYVEMVADRAVMETTVRNVNIPNLCIDYEVRSSANQIQFSSHSHH; the protein is encoded by the coding sequence ATGACAGTTCTAACCGAAACCTATTTAGGTAATCAAGAAATCGATCAATCTTTACAGCAGCAAGTATTGCAAGCTCAAGAAGCGGGAACCTTACTAGAGGTCTATTTGCAACCAGAAGATAGTGGCAAAGGTCGGATTCATGCTTTTTCGACAACAGGCATTGAGCTAGGCATCATTAAGAGCCGAGAGCAGTCTCTTGGAACAGGCGATTTATTCGCGATGCAATCTGGACAATTACTGTTAGTCAATCTCACTGACCAAACTGTGATGACTCTGAGTGTTAGTGGTGATGTATCAAAACATGCGATTGACCTAATCTATTTAGGACATGTACTTGGAAATCATCACTGGCCGATTCTAGTAAATGGCGATCGCATTTATGTAGAAATGGTAGCTGATCGTGCCGTAATGGAAACCACCGTAAGAAACGTCAATATTCCGAACTTATGTATTGACTACGAAGTTCGCTCTTCCGCTAATCAGATTCAATTTTCTTCCCATTCTCATCACTAA